The following DNA comes from Candidatus Liberimonas magnetica.
TTAATTTTTCGTTACGGAGGCTGTTAATGGACTATTTTTTGACCGATGAACAAAAAATGATCGTTGAGATATCCAGAAAAGTGGCTCAGGAAAAGCTCAAGCCCGTAAGAGAACATTATGATGAAACAGAGGAATTCCCCTGGCCCGTAATTAAGGAATTTGCCAATGCAGACCTTTGCGGGTTATATATACCTACCCAGTACGGCGGGTTCGGAGGCGGGGTGTTCGAGCTGGTGCTTTGTGTAGAGGAACTCTGTAAAGTTGACGGCGGCATAGCACTTGCACTGGCAGCTACGGGATTAGGAATATTCCCTGTTCTTTTACACGGCACTGAAGAGCAAAAGAAAAAATATCTCCCAGACATAGCCTCAGGAAAGAAACTGGCTGCATTCGGTTTAACAGAACCGGAAGCGGGTTCGGACGCCACTGCCATGAAGACAACAGCTAAGAAAGAAGGGGATTTTTATGTTTTAAACGGCACAAAATGTTTTATTACAAATGCCGGCGAAGCCGAAACCTATACAGTTCTTGCAAAGACAAACCCTGCAAGGGGGCCGAGAGGCATATCATGTTTTGTCCTGGAAAAAGGCATGCCGGGCTTTGAGTTCGGGAAAAAAGAGAAAAAAATGGGCATAAGAGCATCGGTAACCAGAGAACTTATATTCAATAACTGCATGGTTCCAAAAGAAAACCTTGTAGGAAAAGAGGGGCATGGATTGATAGTAGCTCAGGCTACTCTGGATTATTCAAGGCCCGGCGTGGCTGCGCAGGCTTTGGGAATAGCAGCTGGTGCGCTTGATGAAGCTCTGGCCTATTCAAGGACAAGATCGCAGTTCGGGCAGACTATTTCTTCATTTCAGGCTATCCAGCATATGATGGCTGATATGGCTACAGAGGTTGAAGCTGCCAGGGCTCTTTTATACCAAACCTCAAGAATGATCGACAAAAACCCGGGTGTAAGGACATCAAAAGAATCAGCTATGTCCAAACTTTTTTGTTCTGAAGTTGCTATGAGAACAACTACTAATGCGGTCCAGATATTGGGCGGCTACGGATATATCAGGGAATACCCGGTAGAAAAGATGATGCGTGATGCAAAGATAACCCAGATATACGAAGGCACAAGCCAGATACAGCGCAACGAAATAGCACTTAATTTAATAAAAGAATCAGCAGCAAAAAAATAGACAACAGACCACAGACTTCAGACAACAGCATTGTCTAGAGTCTTAAGTCTGTAGTCTCCAGTCTGTAGTCTGGAGGTTTTAGAATGCATTTTATAGTTTGTATTAAACAGGTACCGAATACTACTAATGTTCAAATAGATCCGGAAACAAATACTCTTAAAAGAGAAGGGGTTGAATCTGTTATAAATCCGTTTGATGAATATGCCATTGAAGAAGGCATCAGTCTTAAGGAAAGAGTGGGTGATAGTAAAAGCACTGTTATTACCATGGGGCCTCCTCAGGCAGAGGCCGCTTTAAGAGAAGCTTTAGGAAGGGGTATTGACAATGCGGTACTTGTTTCAGACCGGGCATTTGCAGGAGCAGATACCTGGGCCACAGCCTACACACTTTCTCAGGCAATAAAAACTTTAGGGGTGTATGACCTTATTATATGCGGCAAACAGGCAACAGACGGTGATACAGCCCAGGTAGGGCCCGGCATAGCGGAGATGTTAGATATCCCTCACGTAGCCTATGTAAAAAAGATAGAAGAAATAAAGCCGGGATTTATTAGAGTTGAGCGTATGATGGAAGACGGCTACGATATAATTGAAATGCCTCTTCCTGCCCTGATAACCGTTGTTAAAGAGATAAATACTCCGAGGCTTCCTTCTTTAAGGCATATGATGGCGGCAAAAAAAGCACAAATAACAAAATTTAGTGCTCAGGATATTAAAGCTAATTCATCGAATATCGGGCTTACAGGATCGCCTACTCAAGTAAACAAAATATTCAGCCCGCCGCCGCGTTCCGGCGGGATAAAAATAGAAGGTTCTCCCCATGAAATAGCTCAAACACTGGTTGAAAAGTTAAAGACAACACAGATAATATAAATATGAATAGACTTCAGACCACAGACTACAGACCAGAGACTAAAAGCATTAAATGTTTTTGTAGTTAGTCTGTTGTCTGTTGTCTCAAGTCTGATTTCTGGAGTTAAAGTGTCCAACCAAATCGATGTTATAGCTGAAAAATGTA
Coding sequences within:
- a CDS encoding acyl-CoA dehydrogenase family protein, whose protein sequence is MDYFLTDEQKMIVEISRKVAQEKLKPVREHYDETEEFPWPVIKEFANADLCGLYIPTQYGGFGGGVFELVLCVEELCKVDGGIALALAATGLGIFPVLLHGTEEQKKKYLPDIASGKKLAAFGLTEPEAGSDATAMKTTAKKEGDFYVLNGTKCFITNAGEAETYTVLAKTNPARGPRGISCFVLEKGMPGFEFGKKEKKMGIRASVTRELIFNNCMVPKENLVGKEGHGLIVAQATLDYSRPGVAAQALGIAAGALDEALAYSRTRSQFGQTISSFQAIQHMMADMATEVEAARALLYQTSRMIDKNPGVRTSKESAMSKLFCSEVAMRTTTNAVQILGGYGYIREYPVEKMMRDAKITQIYEGTSQIQRNEIALNLIKESAAKK
- a CDS encoding electron transfer flavoprotein subunit beta/FixA family protein, producing MHFIVCIKQVPNTTNVQIDPETNTLKREGVESVINPFDEYAIEEGISLKERVGDSKSTVITMGPPQAEAALREALGRGIDNAVLVSDRAFAGADTWATAYTLSQAIKTLGVYDLIICGKQATDGDTAQVGPGIAEMLDIPHVAYVKKIEEIKPGFIRVERMMEDGYDIIEMPLPALITVVKEINTPRLPSLRHMMAAKKAQITKFSAQDIKANSSNIGLTGSPTQVNKIFSPPPRSGGIKIEGSPHEIAQTLVEKLKTTQII